From the genome of Patescibacteria group bacterium:
GGCCGCCCGAAGCTTTAAAAGCTCAAAAAATAACCACCAGATTCATCACTGGTGGTTTTTCTTTTATTATAAATTTAAAAACGGATATCTAACAGTTAACCAATGAACAACTTTCTTCCTTCAACCCCTAGATCCCGGATCAAGCCCGGGATGACAGTACAGAACTAAATTTCTGCTTCTGCTTTTTTCTGTCTATTTTTTTATCTTTATACTTTTTTATCACTAATTCCAGATGGTCTTTTACTTTATCAATGGCTTTAAACAAATCTTTTTCCGTCTTTTCCACTCTTAGCAAATCGCTGCCCAAGGAAATATTAACTTCGGCCGAATAGATTTCGCCTTTTAAATGATGGTTAGTGGTTTTACCGATTTCCAGGCGGGCGCTAATAACTTTCAGCTTGCCTAAATATTTATCCAGCATATCCATTTTTTCCTGCGCGTAAGTTTTTAATTCAGGCGTTAACTCCAAATTAGTGGCTTTAATGTTTAGTTGCATAAATTGTTATTTGTCATCTCGAGCGTAGCGAGAGATCTATAATAGTTGGTTAATTGTTTGCAACGTGTATTATAGATTTCTCACTTCACTTCGTTGCGTTCGAAATGACAATAAATGAGTTATTAAAATATTCTTTCCCAAATCCCCTTAAACGCGTCGCCAAATCTGGCTACGTCCCGAAAAGTCACTATCAGCACCAAGAGCATTAGCAGCGCGAAGCCGATATTATGGATAGCGCCTTCAACTTCGCTTTTAACCGGCGAGCGCTTTATTTTTTCAATGATTAAAAACAATATTCGGCCGCCGTCCAGCGCGGGAAAAGGAAAAAAGTTTATGACCGCTAAATTAATTGACAGTAAAGCCGTGAATTGGAGCAAATAAACAAAACCCATCCGCGCGACTTGGCCGGTTAGGGTGGCGATTCCCACCGGACCGGATAAATCAGCGGTCACGCCATGACCTAAAATTAAACCTTTAATTAGCTCACAAAAAGCTACAATAATCGCCCAAGTTAAAATAAAAGTCGTTTTAACGCCTTCTAGAATCGCTAAATACCACGGATAGCTAACTATGCCGGTTTCGGTAATGGCGACGCCGATTCCTCCCCTATTCGTCTCCGGCATCAGCTCGGGAACGATCTTCGCCTCGGTTAAATCCCGGCCGCGTTTTATTTTATAAAATAATGCTTTGCCGATATTAGAATTTACGTAATTCTGCAACTCTTCATAATTTAAAAAACTATTGTTATCTATGCTGACGATAGTATCGCCGATTTGCAAGCCGGCTGATTCGGCCGGAGTATTTTTCATGACTTCTACAATTTGGATTTTTTTATCGCTGACATTCGCGCGCGCGCTTAGCTGGCCGTCTAAAGACTGGGGCAGGCCGATCATAAAACCGGCGCTGATTAAAACCGCGGCCAAGATAATATTCATGGTCACGCCGGCCGACAGCATAAAAGCTCTTTGCCAAATCGGCCGACCGGCGAAACTGTCCGGCTCATTTCCCCCTTCGCCGTTTTCGCCCTTAATCTTTACAAAGCCGCCGAGCGGCAGCCAATTGATGGAATAAATTGTACCCGGGCAATCGCTCACCTCTTTAGCGCCCCGGATAAATTTCCATTGGCCCTGGTTATTTTTATAAACTCCGAAAGCTCGGGGCGGAAAGCCAAAACCGAATTCCTCGGCCCGAACGCCGAATTTTCGCGCCATCATAAAATGCCCGAGCTCATGCGCGAAAACCAGGACAGAGAGAACTATGATGAATGTAATGATAGTTAGAAACATAAAAATTTGAATGCCAATGACAATCAGTTTAGATCGTCATTATTTCTTCTTCTTTTTTATCTTTAATACTTTTTAAAGCGTCATTTTGCCTGGTGATTTCTTCGTCCAATTCTTTAATAAATCTGAATTTATCATCTTCATTCATGGTTTTATCTTTAAACGCTTCTTCAATCATATTCTTAATTTCATCTCTAATTTGCCGTAACGCTATTCTCGCTGTTTCCATTTTTTCGCTCAATTTTTTAACCAGCTCTTTGCGATTTTCCTCGGTTAATTGCGGCACCACCAGCCTGATTTTATCGCCTTCATTAACCGGATTTACGCCCAAATTAGCGGCTGTCAGAGCTTTTTCAATATCTTTGGCAATGGTTTTATCCCAGGGCGTAATAACGATACTGCGCGCTTCGGGTACGCTGATTGAAGCCAGGCCGACTAAAGCGGTTTTCGTGCCGTAGGCATCAACATAAACGTTGTCCAGCATAGCCGGATTAGCCCGTCCGGTCCTTAGGCTTGAGATGTCTTTCTTAAAAAAATCAATGGCTTTAATAAAATCAGCTTGCTTGGTTTGAATGTATTGATTCATAAAATATCATTAAATATCATTTAATTATTTCTTAATCTGTCTGGCCGCCAAATACAGGATAGCAGGATTTTTCGGATCTAACAACAATTTAAAGCCGACGCGGCTGGTTGGCAATTTTTTTGACGACCAATTTTTTCCTCCGTCCGACGAACGATAAAAAGTCGTGCCGGTCGCGTAATATATCTGGTCAACGTCGCTAGGATCAACGGCGACAGAGTATATTTTAGCTTCTTCTTCTTCGGTTAAAAGCTCAATTTTTGACCAAGTGTCGCCGTCATCGGTTGATTTTAATAAGCCATAATCAGTGGCTAAAAATATGTTTGCTTTTTCCGACTTTACTATGATTAAATCGCGAAAACGATTGCTGCCGTCAAAATCTTTTAATTTATCGGCCATTTTTTCCCATTTATCGCCGCCGTTAACCGAGCGAAAAATACCTTTAGTCGCCGTACCGGCGAACATGACTTTCGAGCTAACCGGGCTAATGACAATTTTATCAACCCGGCTGTTAACCCTGTCTAAAGCGCGCCAGCTAGCTCCTTTATCCGAGCTTCTAATAATATCGCCGTTAGAAGTTCCGATAAAAATATTATTGCTGCTCGCATGATCAATCACCAGCGAGCTTATAATCGCTTGCAAATCATTATCAAAATAAACTTGCGCCCAAGTGCGGCTGCAATCTTCAGATTTAAAAACTTTATTGGCCGCTGTGGCATAAATAATACACTTATTCGCCGGATCAACCGCGACGCTAATTATGCTTACCTTGCCTAACCCGGCGGCAATCTGCCAGCCAAGAGCGCCGTCATAGCTATAGAACAAGCCATTTTCAAAACTGCCGGCATAAATAGCTTTATTATCGCTCGGATCAAGGCTTAAAGAGATAATGTCAACGCCGGCAAAACTTCTCTTAGCATTAACGCCCTGGATTGAGGATAGTTGCGCCCAAGTCGCTCCCTTATTTAAAGATTTAAAAACTCCGCCGTCATTAAGGCCGCCTGTGCTTGAGCTTGAGCCGGTATTAAGGCTTAATGAACAGCCGGCCAGCATAAGCGCGGTTAACGGCAGTAATAACCCAACTTTTAAAAATTTATTTTTTAGCATATATTTTAGTTAATTTTTTAAATTTTAAAAGCTTACCGCCACGCTTTCCAGCGCCAGCCGAGGATTAACGTTGGCCGCCAAATATTCCCGGCTCTGCTTTAAAACATTTATTAAATTTAACAGCGTTTTTAGGCTAAGCTTATTTTTTACCGCTTCCAGCTCTTTAGCAAACGCTTCATGCTGGATTAAATCGCTTAAATTCAATTCCATAAGCATTAAATCTCTGGCTAAATTCTGCCAAATATCAATAATCCCGGCCGCCGATTTAACCGCTTCCTGGCCACGCGCGTCTTTCCCTAAAATATTTTCAATAGCGCTAAAACGCTCGTTGATATCAGGGCTTAAAAAGCCGGCGAAAGACTTAACGTAAGATTTGTAGCTTTCGCAGTATTCTTTGTCTTCTATAAATTTTAAGGCCAGCGCCGGCCGGCCGGCCGACAAGCGGGAAAAATTCTTAGCCTGGCTCCTTGAAGCTTGATGGTTTTTAATCAAATCATCGTAAATATCGTCGCTTTTAACCGGCAAAAAATTTAAAATTTGGCTGCGCGATATTATGGTTTTGGGCAAAGATTCAAGGTCGGTAACGGTTAAAATTATCACCACTTTAATTTTCGGCTCT
Proteins encoded in this window:
- the raiA gene encoding ribosome-associated translation inhibitor RaiA, with translation MQLNIKATNLELTPELKTYAQEKMDMLDKYLGKLKVISARLEIGKTTNHHLKGEIYSAEVNISLGSDLLRVEKTEKDLFKAIDKVKDHLELVIKKYKDKKIDRKKQKQKFSSVLSSRA
- the rseP gene encoding RIP metalloprotease RseP, whose translation is MFLTIITFIIVLSVLVFAHELGHFMMARKFGVRAEEFGFGFPPRAFGVYKNNQGQWKFIRGAKEVSDCPGTIYSINWLPLGGFVKIKGENGEGGNEPDSFAGRPIWQRAFMLSAGVTMNIILAAVLISAGFMIGLPQSLDGQLSARANVSDKKIQIVEVMKNTPAESAGLQIGDTIVSIDNNSFLNYEELQNYVNSNIGKALFYKIKRGRDLTEAKIVPELMPETNRGGIGVAITETGIVSYPWYLAILEGVKTTFILTWAIIVAFCELIKGLILGHGVTADLSGPVGIATLTGQVARMGFVYLLQFTALLSINLAVINFFPFPALDGGRILFLIIEKIKRSPVKSEVEGAIHNIGFALLMLLVLIVTFRDVARFGDAFKGIWERIF
- the frr gene encoding ribosome recycling factor, with the protein product MNQYIQTKQADFIKAIDFFKKDISSLRTGRANPAMLDNVYVDAYGTKTALVGLASISVPEARSIVITPWDKTIAKDIEKALTAANLGVNPVNEGDKIRLVVPQLTEENRKELVKKLSEKMETARIALRQIRDEIKNMIEEAFKDKTMNEDDKFRFIKELDEEITRQNDALKSIKDKKEEEIMTI
- a CDS encoding YCF48-related protein, translated to MLKNKFLKVGLLLPLTALMLAGCSLSLNTGSSSSTGGLNDGGVFKSLNKGATWAQLSSIQGVNAKRSFAGVDIISLSLDPSDNKAIYAGSFENGLFYSYDGALGWQIAAGLGKVSIISVAVDPANKCIIYATAANKVFKSEDCSRTWAQVYFDNDLQAIISSLVIDHASSNNIFIGTSNGDIIRSSDKGASWRALDRVNSRVDKIVISPVSSKVMFAGTATKGIFRSVNGGDKWEKMADKLKDFDGSNRFRDLIIVKSEKANIFLATDYGLLKSTDDGDTWSKIELLTEEEEAKIYSVAVDPSDVDQIYYATGTTFYRSSDGGKNWSSKKLPTSRVGFKLLLDPKNPAILYLAARQIKK
- a CDS encoding DNA polymerase III subunit, producing the protein MKTEAAKSNWPLVGNGHIFEFLSKSLAKKNISGSYIFTGPANLGKTTAAHFFARSLVCEAKDKLISPCGKCPACLEAVKNIHSDIYLIKREEDKKNISIEQVRDFIRNLSMSSFLNSYKVGIIKGAENLSEGAVSALLKTLEEPKIKVVIILTVTDLESLPKTIISRSQILNFLPVKSDDIYDDLIKNHQASRSQAKNFSRLSAGRPALALKFIEDKEYCESYKSYVKSFAGFLSPDINERFSAIENILGKDARGQEAVKSAAGIIDIWQNLARDLMLMELNLSDLIQHEAFAKELEAVKNKLSLKTLLNLINVLKQSREYLAANVNPRLALESVAVSF